A window of Choloepus didactylus isolate mChoDid1 chromosome 21, mChoDid1.pri, whole genome shotgun sequence contains these coding sequences:
- the SOCS1 gene encoding suppressor of cytokine signaling 1 has translation MVAHNQVTADNAISTAAEPRRRPEPPSSSSSPAAPARPRPCPAAAAAAPAPGDTHFRTFRSHADYRRITRTSALLDACGFYWGPLSVHGAHERLRAEPVGTFLVRDSRQRNCFFALSVKMASGPTSIRVHFQAGRFHLDGSRESFDCLFELLEHYVAAPRRMLGAPLRQRRVRPLQELCRQRIVATVGRENLARIPLNPVLRDYLSSFPFQI, from the coding sequence ATGGTAGCACACAACCAGGTGACAGCCGATAATGCAATCTCCACGGCAGCAGAGCCCCGACGGCGGCCAGAacctccctcttcttcctcctcgcCTGCGGCCCCGGCACGCCCGCGGCCCtgcccggcggcggcggcggcggccccggCCCCCGGAGACACGCACTTCCGCACGTTCCGCTCGCACGCCGATTACCGGCGCATCACGCGCACCAGCGCGCTCCTCGACGCCTGTGGCTTCTACTGGGGACCTCTGAGCGTGCACGGGGCGCACGAGCGGCTACGCGCGGAGCCCGTGGGCACCTTCCTGGTGCGCGACAGCCGGCAGCGGAACTGCTTCTTCGCCCTCAGCGTGAAGATGGCCTCGGGCCCCACGAGCATCCGCGTACACTTCCAGGCGGGCCGCTTCCACTTGGACGGCAGCCGCGAGAGCTTCGACTGCCTCTTCGAGCTGCTGGAGCACTACGTGGCGGCGCCGCGCCGCATGCTGGGGGCCCCACTGCGCCAGCGCCGCGTGCGGCCGCTGCAGGAGCTGTGCCGCCAGCGCATCGTGGCCACCGTGGGCCGCGAGAATCTGGCGCGCATCCCCCTCAATCCGGTCCTCCGTGACTATCTGAGCTCCTTCCCCTTCCAGATCTGA